The Salvelinus sp. IW2-2015 unplaced genomic scaffold, ASM291031v2 Un_scaffold1717, whole genome shotgun sequence genome has a window encoding:
- the LOC112071783 gene encoding zinc finger protein 585A-like — translation MSKLQVLSVFITERLTAAAVDIFGSAEKTLAEYQERLTTAAVEILVVVEKTVAEVQGENDRLRGLLLDHFGADPKQVTLPEEEVPPEQQHCEQEWSPSMRQEDPEPTQITEELRTSQEEEQLQRLRSATTEVIQLIFIPPCVESDCDQDSKRDSLPTNTTEQTQSESDEEHYSIRVSEPTSDSQPLSVLHPDCSAAPSEIIVSIDEEESDELPSGSKRTRDKKGQSSQVCTEAKATNEQKAPLKCHTSKRRYKCPVCSKLFKAPVSLKVHQRIHKAEKRHRCPXCCEGFKSLNGLQRHKKVHTGEKEGPQQCSLCSESFLCTASLKDHQRIHTGEKTYLCKECGKSFSVKTDFNKHMSTTHPDAKPYNCPVCNECFNTPGSLKIHGKTHGVNPCICPVCNKCFKRPRYLKEHQQKFHGSEKPYTCAVCSKSFYNVSHYKVHQRNHTGEKPFKCPVCIKSFTSAGLLKIHQVIHTGEKPHKCKECDKCFYRKGHLVKHMRTHTGEKPYCCRECEKCFTQRSSLKDHMRIHTGEKPFCCTECEKRFTQRATLKVHMKIHTGEKPYQCKECDKSFSQKHELRKHTRIHTGEKSYKCPLCEKCFKSLGGLKQHELNHSGEKPSYLCSDCGKSFRTMSYLRVHMKTHTESEPGSRTESEPGSRTESEPGSRTESEPRSRTERELGSHKKRRLHMCPVCGKGFAYPNVLKIHQRIHTGEKPHQCHVCNKRFIQKCDLTRHMRTHTGEKQRENQSEKQLYLCSDCGKCFQEKRYLRKHMRIHTERDPENKTERELHKCPVCGKGCTSLSYLKDHQGIHTGEKPYLCTVCGKSFTWKGVLREHMKTHTGEKSHQCHVCSKRFIYSRKLSLHMMTHTGEKPFKCSVCGKGFTSSGDLTRHKRIHTGEKPYRCNDCNKCFSQISSLKSHMKNIH, via the exons ATGTCTAAACTACAGGTGTTGAGTGTGTTTATTACCGAGCGGCTAACAGCAGCGGCTGTGGATATATTTGGTTCGGCGGAGAAGACGTTAGCAGAGTACCAGGAGCGGCTGACAACAGCGGCGGTGGAGATATTAGTTGTGGTAGAAAAGACGGTAGCAGAGGTTCAAGGAGAGAACGACCGTCTACGGGGGCTTCTTCTGGATCATTTTGGAGCAG ACCCCAAGCAGGTAACTCTCCCTGAAGAGGAGgttccccctgagcagcagcactgtgagcaggagtggagccccagtatgaggcaggaggacccagagcccacacagattacagaggaactccggaccagtcaggaggaagagcagcttcaaaGACTTAGGTCTGCTACCACAGAGGTCATACAGTTGATATTTATTCCTCCCTGTGTGGAAAGTGACTGTGATCAGGACAGCAAAAGGGACTCTCTACCCACCAACACAACTGAACAGACCCAATCAGAATCAGATGAAGAGCACTACAGTATCAGAGTATCAGAACCAACCAGTGACTCTCAGCCCCTCTCTGTACTACATCCAGACTGTTCTGCAGCTCCAAGTGAAATCATTGTAAGTATTGATGAGGAGGAGAGTGACGAACTACCGTCAGGGTCAAAGAGAACCCGGGACAAGAAAGGACAAAGCTCTCAAGTCTGCACTGAAGCCAAGGCAACCAATGAGCAGAAAGCACCATTGAAGTGTCACACAAGCAAGAGGCGATACAAGTGTCCTGTGTGCAGTAAACTGTTTAAGGCACCAGTCAGTTTAAAAGTACATCAGAGAATTCACAAAGCAGAGAAACGACACAGATGTCCTTTSTGTTGTGAAGGCTTTAAATCACTAAATGGTCTACAAAGACACAAAAAagttcacacaggggagaaagaaGGACCACAGCAGTGTTCTTTGTGCAGTGAATCCTTTCTTTGCACAGCTTCTTTAAAAGATCATCAGCGAATTCACACAGGTGAAAAAACATATctctgcaaagaatgtggcaaatcCTTCAGTGTCAAGACCGACTTCAACAAGCATATGAGCACTACTCACCCAGATGCAAAACCGTACAACTGTCCCGTGTGCAATGAATGTTTCAACACACCAGGCTCTCTGAAAATACATGGGAAAACTCATGGAGTGAATCCATGCATCTGTCCTGTGTGTAATAAATGCTTTAAGAGGCCACGCTACCTAAAAGAACACCAACAGAAGTTTCATGGTAGTGAGAAACCATACACRTGTGCAGTGTGCAGTAAAAGCTTTTATAATGTAAGCCATTATAAAGTACATCAGAGAaatcacacaggggagaaacccttcaaGTGTCCTGTGTGTATTAAAAGCTTTACTAGCGCAGGCCTGTTGAAAATACATCAGGTAATTCATACAGGTGAGAAACCACATAAGTGCAAAGAATGTGACAAATGCTTCTACCGYAAGGGACATCTGGTCAAGCATATGAggactcacacaggggagaaaccatatTGTTGCCGTGAATGTGAGAAATGCTTTACTCAAAGGTCATCATTAAAAGACCATATGAggattcacacaggggagaagccgtTTTGTTGCACTGAATGTGAGAAACGCTTCACTCAAAGGGCAACATTAAAAGTGCATATGAagattcacacaggggagaaaccatatCAGTGTAAAGAGTGTGACAAATCTTTCAGTCAAAAACATGAATTGAGAAAGCATACGAGaattcacacaggggagaaatcatACAAGTGCCCTCTTTGTGAAAAATGCTTTAAATCATTGGGTGGTCTGAAACAACACGAGCTGAATCACTCTGGAGAGAAACCATCATATCTCTGCAGCGATTGTGGCAAAAGCTTCCGAACGATGAGTTACCTGAGGGTTCATATGAAGACTCACACAGAGAGCGAACCGGGGAGTCGGACAGAGAGCGAACCGGGGAGTCGGACAGAGAGCGAACCGGGGAGTCGGACAGAGAGCGAACCAAGAAGTCGGACAGAGAGAGAATTGGGGAGTCACAAAAAGAGAAGACTGCATATGTGTCCTGTATGTGGAAAAGGCTTTGCATATCCAAATGTTCTAAAAATCCACCAGCGAATTCACACTGGGGAGAAACCACATCAATGTCATGTTTGCAACAAAAGATTCATTCAGAAATGTGATCTGACTAGACATatgaggacacacacaggggagaaacaaCGAGAAAATCAATCAGAGAAACAGTTGTATCTTTGCAGTGATTGTGGCAAGTGCTTCCAGGAGAAACGTTATCTGAGAAAGCATATGAGgattcacacagagagagatccgGAAAATAAAACCGAGCGAGAGCTGCATAAGTGTCCTGTTTGTGGAAAAGGCTGTACATCACTGAGTTATCTCAAAGACCACCAGGgaattcacactggagagaaaccttatctGTGCACTGTTTGCGGCAAAAGCTTCACTTGGAAGGGAGTCCTTAGAGAACACATGAAgactcacacaggggagaaatcacATCAGTGCCATGTCTGCAGCAAAAGGTTCATTTATAGCAGAAAACTGTCACTTCATATGATgactcacacaggggagaagccattTAAGTGTTCTGTATGTGGGAAAGGTTTTACATCATCGGGTGATCTGACACGCCACAAGCgaattcacactggagagaaaccatatCGCTGCAACGATTGCAACAAATGCTTTAGTCAGATCAGTTcccttaaatcacacatgaagaaTATTCACTAA